TCAACGCCAGCGCCAGGTCAGCACGCTGTTCGTCGCTCAAATCGGTAATACGCAGCACATGCGCTTTCGGCAGCAGCAGCGTTTCGAACGGCCACGCGGCCCAGTAAGGCACAACCGCCAGCCAGTGCTCGGTTTCTACGACCGTACGACTGCCGTCCGCCAGTTCTCTCTGGACGTAATCAACGAGCATTGGCGCGCCTTGTTCGGCGAAGTACGCTTTCTGCAGGCGATCTTCACGTTCGGCTTCGTTAGGCAAAAAGCTGTTGGCCCAAATTTGTCCGTGTGGGTGCGGGTTCGAGCACCCCATCGCTGCGCCTTTATTCTCAAATACCTGCACCCAGGGATAGGTTTTCCCTAAGTCTTCGGTCTGCTCCTGCCACGTTTTTACGATTTCTGTCAGTGCAGGGACGCTGAGTTCCGGCAACGTTTTGCTGTGATCGGGTGAGAAGCAAATCACGCGGCTGGTACCGCGCGCGCTCTGGCAGCGCATCAACGGATCGTGACTGTCCGGCGCGTCGGGGGTATCGGACATCAGCGCCGCAAAGTCATTGGTAAAGACATAGGTCCCGGTGTAATCCGGGTTTTTGTCGCCGGTAACGCGCGTATTGCCAGCGCACAGGAAGCAGTCCGGGTCATGTGCAGGTAGTACCTGCTTAGACGGAGTTTCCTGTGCCCCTTGCCACGGGCGTTTGGCGCGATGCGGTGATACGAGGATCCACTGCCCGGTGAGCGGGTTAAAACGGCGGTGTGGATGATCGACAGGATTGAATTGCGTCATGATTGGTCCTTAATCCGAATATCCCTGTGGGTGGCGTGACTGCCAGTGCCAGGTATCTTGTGCCATTTCATCCAATGTGCGGGTCACGCGCCAGTTGAGCTCGCGATCGGCTTTGCTGGCATCAGCCCAGTAGGCTGGAAGATCGCCTTCACGGCGCGGGGCGAAGTGGTAATTCACCGGTTTACCACAGGCTTTGCTGAAGGCGTGGACCACGTCCAGCACGCTGCTGCCGATGCCTGCACCGAGGTTATAAATATGCACACCCTGAATGCCTGCCAGTTTTTCCATGGCGGCAACGTGGCCGTCGGCGAGATCCATCACATGGATGTAGTCGCGTACGCCGGTGCCATCTTCAGTAGGGTAGTCATTGCCAAATATGGCAAGAGACTCGCGGCGGCCAACGGCAACCTGCGCGATGTAAGGCATCAGGTTGTTTGGAATACCTTGCGGATCTTCCCCCATATCTCCTGACGGATGAGCGCCAACAGGGTTAAAGTAGCGCAGCAGGGCAATGCTCCAGTCGGGCTGAGCTTTTTGCAGATCGGTCAGGATCTGTTCCACCATCAGCTTGCTTTTGCCGTACGGACTTTGTGGCGTGCCGGTGGGGAAGCTTTCAACGTAAGGAATTTGCGGCTGATCGCCATAGACGGTCGCGGAGGAGCTGAAAATGAAGTTTTTCACGTTGGCTGCGCGCATTGCATTCACCAGACGCAGAGTGCCGTTGACGTTGTTGTCATAGTACTCCAGCGGCTTGGCAACGGATTCTCCAACGGCTTTTAAACCGGCAAAATGGATGACCGTATCAATGGCATGATCGTGCAGAATTTCGGTTATCAGCGCTTCGTTACGGATGTCTCCTTCCACGAAGGTCGGATGCTTGCCGCCTAAACGCTCAATGACGGGCAGTACGCTGCGCTTGCTGTTGCAGAGATTATCCAGGATCACCACCTCGTGACCGTTTTTCAGCAACTGCACGCAAGTGTGGCTTCCAATGTAACCGCTACCACCTGTAACCAATACTCTCATAATTCGCTCCGTTAAGCCTATGGTATGCAATAACCATAGCATAACAAAGATGCGAAAAGTGTGACACGGAATAAATTAGTGGAATCGTTTACACTCCAGGGTTTTCACTCGACGCTGCTAGTTAATTTATTATAAATCATTATGTTAGATTGTTATTACAGCGATTGTCTGAAAAAAAAGCAGAAAAAAGGGCGTGATAAACGCCCTGGCATGAAAATTAACGCAGAGAAGTTTGTCGATAGCCGTAGATATCTCCCTCGGGTACAAACTCTAGCCGATGGGTAATGCAGGCCGGGGCATCTTCGGCGTGATGAGAGACGAACAAAAGCTGAGTTTCGCCTTCACCGATCAGGACATCCACAAACCGACGGATCAGTTGGCGGTTGAGCGGATCTAATCCTTGCAAGGGTTCATCGAGGATCAGCAATGTAGGATGTTTCACCAGAGCACGAACAATCAATGCCAGCCGCTGTTGTCCCCAGGAAAGACTATGAAATGGCGCATCCGCGGTACGTTTATCGATGCCAAGAATATCCAGCCACTGCTGTACCAGCTTGTGCTGCCTGTCGGAGACGGCCTGATAAATGCCGATTGAATCGAAATAACCGGAGAGAATAACGTTGCGAACTGTTGTACTTACCCGGTAATCCAAATGCAGGCTGCTGCTGACATAGCCAATGTGTTTTTTGATATCCCAGATAGTTTCACCGCTGCCCCGGCGTCGGCCAAACAGGGTCAGGTCGTTGCTATATCCCTGGGGATGATCGCCGGTGATTAAACTGAGCAGGGTTGATTTCCCCGCACCGTTGGGGCCGACGATTTGCCAGTGTTCCCCCGGATTTACCCGCCAGCTCAGATGATGCAGGATAGGGCGATCGTTATACGAGACAGTGCCATCTTTAAGCACAATGCGCGGCTCGTTATCTGACAATGTGTGGCGTACTGAAGGCTCATCCGGCTCGGGTAACTGGATGCCTTCCAGCCGCTCGCTATGGGCAAGCTGAG
This window of the Citrobacter freundii ATCC 8090 = MTCC 1658 = NBRC 12681 genome carries:
- the galT gene encoding galactose-1-phosphate uridylyltransferase — protein: MTQFNPVDHPHRRFNPLTGQWILVSPHRAKRPWQGAQETPSKQVLPAHDPDCFLCAGNTRVTGDKNPDYTGTYVFTNDFAALMSDTPDAPDSHDPLMRCQSARGTSRVICFSPDHSKTLPELSVPALTEIVKTWQEQTEDLGKTYPWVQVFENKGAAMGCSNPHPHGQIWANSFLPNEAEREDRLQKAYFAEQGAPMLVDYVQRELADGSRTVVETEHWLAVVPYWAAWPFETLLLPKAHVLRITDLSDEQRADLALALKKLTSRYDNLFQCSFPYSMGWHGAPFNGEENQHWQLHAHFYPPLLRSATVRKFMVGYEMLAETQRDLTAEQAAERLRAVSDIHFRESGV
- the modF gene encoding molybdate ABC transporter ATP-binding protein ModF; its protein translation is MSSLQISQGMFRLSDTKTLQLDALTLNAGDSWAFVGSNGSGKSALARALAGELPLLKGERRCQFTRITRLSFEQLQKLVSDEWQRNNTDLLSPGEDDTGRTTAEIIQDEVNDPARCAALAQQFGISALLNRRFKYLSTGETRKTLLCQALMSTPDLLILDEPFDGLDVASRRQLAELLDELHQAGLTLVLVLNRFDEIPEFVQFAGVLADCTLTETGAKIDLLQQALIAQLAHSERLEGIQLPEPDEPSVRHTLSDNEPRIVLKDGTVSYNDRPILHHLSWRVNPGEHWQIVGPNGAGKSTLLSLITGDHPQGYSNDLTLFGRRRGSGETIWDIKKHIGYVSSSLHLDYRVSTTVRNVILSGYFDSIGIYQAVSDRQHKLVQQWLDILGIDKRTADAPFHSLSWGQQRLALIVRALVKHPTLLILDEPLQGLDPLNRQLIRRFVDVLIGEGETQLLFVSHHAEDAPACITHRLEFVPEGDIYGYRQTSLR
- the galE gene encoding UDP-glucose 4-epimerase GalE; amino-acid sequence: MRVLVTGGSGYIGSHTCVQLLKNGHEVVILDNLCNSKRSVLPVIERLGGKHPTFVEGDIRNEALITEILHDHAIDTVIHFAGLKAVGESVAKPLEYYDNNVNGTLRLVNAMRAANVKNFIFSSSATVYGDQPQIPYVESFPTGTPQSPYGKSKLMVEQILTDLQKAQPDWSIALLRYFNPVGAHPSGDMGEDPQGIPNNLMPYIAQVAVGRRESLAIFGNDYPTEDGTGVRDYIHVMDLADGHVAAMEKLAGIQGVHIYNLGAGIGSSVLDVVHAFSKACGKPVNYHFAPRREGDLPAYWADASKADRELNWRVTRTLDEMAQDTWHWQSRHPQGYSD